A single genomic interval of Natronoarchaeum philippinense harbors:
- a CDS encoding AI-2E family transporter: MTRQQGFLLACIAASAIVAFVVVLPFVEFVLGAAVLAYLLSPLHRRLTPRVGGRTSAVLLILSSVLVVVVPLAYVGIRLVRDMRSLARGNIDLQIAAIEASLAEQFGLDVALEPHLRSAGQDGIDLLTGSVGDVFATAMHTGMGFGLLFFLVYYALRDGPDLVEWTMEHSPLAEPVSEELYDQIEQTTWGVVIGHILVAVFQGLVGGVGLWVAGIPKVAFWTFVMIILGLLPLIGAFAVWGAASAYLLAIGATADGLLLAAYGLLVVSSVDNFVRPIVIDRRANLNPGLILLGVFGGVYVLGFVGLFVGPVVLGVFTATVRTYVEEYDRLIEKPAEQAGTTPAEQTVTGPSVDDADGEVNEPPAATSTPTEGSGDDADGLSDVSDSAG; this comes from the coding sequence ATGACTCGACAGCAGGGGTTCTTGCTCGCCTGTATCGCCGCCTCTGCGATCGTCGCGTTCGTCGTCGTCCTGCCGTTCGTCGAGTTCGTGCTCGGGGCGGCGGTGCTCGCGTACCTGCTCTCGCCGCTTCATCGGCGCCTCACGCCGCGCGTCGGCGGCCGTACGTCCGCGGTCCTGTTGATTCTGTCGTCGGTTCTCGTCGTGGTAGTGCCGCTGGCGTACGTCGGCATCCGTCTCGTCCGCGATATGCGTTCGCTGGCGCGGGGTAATATCGACCTCCAGATCGCCGCGATCGAGGCGTCGCTCGCCGAGCAGTTCGGCCTCGACGTGGCGCTGGAACCGCACCTCCGATCGGCGGGGCAGGACGGCATCGACCTGCTGACGGGGAGCGTCGGTGACGTGTTCGCCACGGCGATGCACACGGGGATGGGATTTGGCCTGTTGTTTTTCCTCGTCTACTACGCGCTCCGGGACGGTCCCGATCTCGTCGAGTGGACGATGGAGCACTCGCCGCTTGCGGAGCCGGTCTCCGAGGAGTTGTACGACCAGATCGAACAGACGACGTGGGGCGTCGTGATCGGCCACATCCTCGTCGCGGTCTTTCAGGGACTCGTCGGCGGCGTCGGCCTGTGGGTTGCCGGCATCCCGAAGGTCGCGTTCTGGACGTTCGTGATGATCATTCTCGGCCTCCTACCGCTGATCGGCGCGTTCGCAGTTTGGGGCGCGGCGTCGGCGTACCTGCTTGCGATCGGGGCCACCGCAGACGGCCTGTTGCTCGCGGCATACGGCCTACTCGTGGTGAGTTCGGTCGACAACTTCGTCCGTCCGATCGTGATCGACCGGCGCGCGAACCTCAATCCCGGGCTGATCTTGCTCGGCGTGTTCGGCGGCGTCTACGTGCTCGGCTTCGTCGGCCTGTTCGTCGGCCCGGTCGTGCTCGGCGTCTTCACCGCGACCGTCAGGACCTACGTCGAGGAGTACGACCGACTGATCGAGAAACCGGCTGAACAGGCCGGGACGACGCCAGCCGAACAGACTGTGACGGGGCCCTCCGTGGACGACGCCGACGGCGAAGTTAACGAGCCGCCGGCGGCGACTTCGACGCCGACAGAGGGCTCCGGCGACGACGCCGACGGCCTGTCTGATGTGTCCGATTCGGCCGGGTGA
- a CDS encoding MTH865 family protein, whose protein sequence is MADKAELREQMIDAFEGADYPISSPMDLVPALPNGPGTRFESGDFSMTAMELNTKLSGGDFPYDSADAFVDDVLDQLEENDHL, encoded by the coding sequence ATGGCAGACAAAGCCGAACTCCGAGAACAGATGATCGACGCCTTCGAAGGTGCTGACTACCCGATCTCCAGCCCGATGGACCTCGTCCCCGCGCTGCCGAACGGTCCGGGAACCCGCTTCGAGTCCGGCGACTTCTCGATGACGGCGATGGAGCTCAACACCAAGCTCTCCGGCGGGGACTTCCCCTACGACTCGGCCGACGCCTTCGTCGACGACGTGCTCGACCAGCTCGAAGAGAACGACCACCTCTAA
- a CDS encoding dihydrofolate reductase, which translates to MELVVIAAVAENGVIGVDGEMPWHIPEDLAHFKRATTEHPVIMGRVTYESIIDDLGGPLPDRPNIVLSRSGVDAPEGVAVVESAEAALDAAAERIEAADSASDEPVFVIGGATVYEQFLPDADRLLLTEIRERYDGDTYFPDWDRRLWTELARDERDGFAFVEYATEGDVAPAFVE; encoded by the coding sequence ATGGAACTGGTCGTGATCGCAGCAGTCGCAGAAAACGGCGTCATCGGCGTCGACGGCGAGATGCCGTGGCACATCCCCGAGGATCTGGCCCACTTCAAGCGCGCGACGACCGAACATCCCGTGATCATGGGTCGGGTGACCTACGAGAGCATCATCGACGATCTCGGGGGGCCACTCCCTGACCGGCCGAACATTGTACTCAGCCGCAGCGGCGTCGACGCCCCCGAGGGCGTGGCCGTCGTCGAGAGTGCGGAGGCCGCGCTCGACGCCGCCGCCGAACGGATCGAAGCGGCGGACTCGGCGTCCGACGAGCCCGTCTTCGTGATCGGCGGCGCGACGGTGTACGAGCAGTTCCTCCCCGATGCCGACCGCCTGCTGCTGACTGAGATCCGCGAGCGCTACGACGGCGACACGTACTTTCCCGACTGGGACCGCCGGCTCTGGACCGAACTGGCCCGCGACGAGCGCGACGGCTTCGCGTTCGTCGAGTACGCAACCGAGGGCGACGTAGCGCCGGCGTTCGTGGAGTAG
- a CDS encoding WD40/YVTN/BNR-like repeat-containing protein: MSDVQSSEDGFVAFFRRYTKTWVHAVATAGLTAFGLLTFVNRWFVALALASYLVPPVVLYLVHGGDAADIVEGQRDAGQTTDESEPERRVDQIEAGSGSDEAGSRPVEPAENDTDRADEDAQPIHDGDQRAGEDAQPNRGDAEPDRQWKRTNGPTDLDLRDAALTDGGACAVGDGGVVLAERGGEWTVALAEGPAAQGEDLVGVDATADGAAVWVAGDSGALGRLDADDWQHVDYTAPDGITDNWSGVAVGGPAGEETILLINGSGEVLCGEFGDDGPSWASPVTPGSGSSLSGVELVDTTLAYCCDTNDGVFETTDAGQSFAAVGLDGADGTPTDIAATDRDDCVVADDDGVVHRYNGRAWTPDRLFDDELTGIARDGEDAVACGEDGVFERSTQDADWERHTFEDDAFQGVDVRGERAVVVGEDGVVVSR; the protein is encoded by the coding sequence ATGAGCGACGTGCAGTCGTCCGAAGACGGGTTCGTCGCGTTCTTTCGTCGCTACACGAAGACGTGGGTCCACGCGGTCGCAACCGCGGGATTGACCGCGTTCGGACTGTTGACGTTCGTCAATCGCTGGTTCGTCGCGCTCGCGCTGGCGTCGTATCTCGTCCCGCCCGTGGTCCTGTATCTCGTCCACGGCGGCGACGCGGCCGACATCGTCGAGGGACAGCGCGATGCGGGCCAAACGACCGACGAGAGCGAGCCGGAGCGCCGCGTCGATCAGATCGAGGCGGGATCAGGGTCGGACGAAGCGGGATCGCGGCCGGTCGAACCGGCCGAGAATGACACTGACCGTGCCGACGAGGACGCCCAACCGATCCACGACGGCGACCAGCGAGCCGGCGAAGACGCCCAGCCGAACCGCGGCGATGCCGAGCCAGATCGTCAGTGGAAACGAACGAACGGCCCGACGGATCTCGATCTTCGGGACGCCGCACTCACCGACGGCGGGGCCTGTGCCGTCGGCGACGGCGGCGTCGTCCTCGCCGAGCGAGGCGGCGAGTGGACCGTCGCGCTGGCGGAGGGTCCCGCGGCGCAGGGCGAGGACCTCGTCGGCGTCGACGCCACCGCCGATGGCGCCGCGGTCTGGGTCGCGGGCGACAGCGGCGCGCTCGGGCGACTCGACGCCGACGACTGGCAGCACGTCGATTATACGGCGCCCGACGGCATCACGGACAACTGGTCTGGCGTCGCCGTCGGCGGGCCCGCGGGCGAGGAGACGATCCTGCTGATCAACGGCTCCGGCGAGGTGCTCTGTGGCGAGTTCGGCGACGACGGCCCGTCGTGGGCGTCGCCGGTGACGCCGGGGAGCGGGTCGAGTCTGAGCGGCGTCGAACTGGTCGATACCACGCTGGCGTACTGCTGTGACACGAACGACGGCGTCTTCGAGACGACCGACGCCGGGCAGTCGTTTGCCGCCGTCGGACTCGACGGTGCGGACGGGACACCGACGGATATAGCGGCGACCGACCGAGACGACTGCGTCGTCGCGGACGACGACGGCGTCGTCCACCGCTATAACGGCCGGGCGTGGACGCCGGATCGGCTCTTCGACGACGAGCTGACCGGGATCGCTCGGGACGGGGAGGACGCCGTGGCCTGCGGCGAGGATGGCGTGTTCGAGCGATCGACGCAGGACGCCGACTGGGAACGCCACACGTTCGAGGACGACGCGTTCCAGGGCGTCGACGTTCGGGGCGAGCGCGCGGTCGTCGTCGGGGAGGACGGCGTCGTCGTTAGCCGGTAG
- the thyA gene encoding thymidylate synthase, translating to MQEYLDLVDSVLSEGTYKPNRTGVDTVSAFSRHYEVDLQEGFPLLTTKQMDGYRWNSLIHEFLWYLSGEEHIRTLREETGIWDAWADEEGRLDTAYGRFWRRFPYPDEGLDGETWPDDDHRWVNEDERTFDQIKYVLDTLEENPHSRRMVVNAWHPANATVSTLPPCHYTFVFNVQGDRLNVHLTQRSGDIALGVPFNIAAYSLLATAIAQRTDFEVGKFAHTVVDSHIYCGKGDRGAWYEENLPALRERLDAVEADEEYRDVKAWLEATAPEGEGYDHVPGLLEQLARDPLDRPEIHVADKPLDELAYEDIELRDYESHSGISFKVAE from the coding sequence ATGCAGGAGTATCTGGATCTCGTCGACTCCGTCCTCTCGGAGGGCACCTACAAGCCCAACCGGACGGGCGTCGACACCGTCTCGGCGTTCAGTCGCCACTACGAGGTCGACCTCCAAGAGGGGTTCCCGCTGCTGACGACCAAGCAGATGGACGGCTACCGGTGGAACTCGCTGATCCACGAGTTCCTCTGGTATCTCTCGGGCGAGGAACACATCCGGACGCTGCGCGAGGAGACCGGCATCTGGGACGCGTGGGCCGACGAGGAGGGACGACTCGACACCGCCTACGGCCGCTTCTGGCGACGGTTCCCCTACCCCGACGAGGGGCTCGACGGGGAGACGTGGCCCGACGACGACCACCGCTGGGTCAACGAGGACGAGCGGACGTTCGACCAGATCAAGTACGTGCTCGACACCTTGGAGGAGAACCCCCACTCCCGCCGGATGGTCGTCAACGCGTGGCATCCCGCGAACGCGACCGTCTCGACGCTCCCGCCGTGTCACTACACCTTCGTGTTTAACGTCCAAGGCGACCGGCTGAACGTGCATCTCACCCAGCGTTCGGGCGACATCGCGCTCGGCGTTCCCTTCAACATCGCCGCCTACTCGCTGCTGGCGACCGCGATCGCCCAGCGGACCGACTTCGAGGTCGGCAAGTTCGCCCACACCGTCGTCGACTCGCATATCTACTGCGGCAAGGGCGACCGGGGCGCGTGGTACGAGGAGAACCTCCCGGCGCTCCGTGAGCGCCTCGACGCCGTCGAGGCAGACGAGGAGTACCGCGACGTGAAGGCGTGGCTCGAAGCGACCGCGCCCGAGGGCGAGGGGTACGACCACGTTCCGGGCCTGCTCGAACAGCTCGCCCGCGACCCGCTCGACCGACCGGAGATCCACGTCGCCGACAAGCCCCTCGACGAGTTGGCGTACGAGGATATCGAACTGCGGGACTACGAATCGCATTCCGGAATCTCGTTCAAGGTGGCCGAATAG
- a CDS encoding TraB/GumN family protein encodes MTEPAEPDGAPADPDTPGSVTVVGTAHVSAESAARVEDEIRESRPDVVAVELDEGRYRQMKGEAAADIEAKDLLGGNTVFQFLAYWMLSYVQSRMGDRFDIEPGADMKAATETAEELGLGVALVDRDIQVTMQRFWTRLTLGEKFKLIGGLAVGITDPLTLGLVGGAGVGMALGALFGQFLAPALGLGGLFTLGVTSTAALQLLGGLVGGAVFGLGVGLFVLPSIRPPGPLGDAIDGFSFRLLLGVLAGAGAGVALAFGNPLPAGVVGSGSFVAVGETVIRLLSGAALGGLVGIALGAVAGLVLGTGVEEVDDELDEEFDIESLTDGDVVSAMMEEFRRFSPGGAEALIDERDAFIASRLDTLRSQGYDVVAVVGAGHRAGIERYLDAPEELPDIESISGTASGRRFSIGKVVGYLFTLGFAAFFFLLLMAGVQDTFLLQLFGAWFLINGVFAFGMARLAGARWLSAGVGGAVAWLTSINPMLAPGWFAGYVELRQRPVNVSDIQRLNEILDDTESPLPDLLQRMFDVPLFRLIMVVAMTNIGSIIASFLFATVVVPAMAPEIGGISGITSELLSGARNSAELIVEAVR; translated from the coding sequence ATGACCGAGCCTGCGGAGCCGGACGGCGCGCCGGCCGATCCCGACACGCCGGGCAGCGTGACCGTGGTCGGCACCGCCCACGTATCCGCCGAGAGCGCGGCGCGGGTCGAAGACGAGATCCGCGAGTCCCGCCCCGATGTCGTCGCGGTCGAACTCGACGAGGGCCGTTATCGCCAGATGAAAGGTGAGGCCGCCGCCGACATCGAGGCGAAGGACCTGCTGGGCGGCAACACCGTCTTTCAGTTTCTGGCCTACTGGATGCTGTCGTACGTCCAGTCGCGGATGGGAGATCGCTTCGACATCGAACCCGGCGCCGACATGAAAGCCGCCACCGAGACGGCCGAGGAACTCGGGCTGGGCGTCGCGCTGGTCGACCGGGACATTCAGGTGACGATGCAGCGCTTCTGGACGCGCCTCACGCTTGGCGAGAAGTTCAAACTCATCGGCGGGCTGGCCGTCGGTATCACCGACCCGCTGACGCTCGGACTCGTCGGCGGCGCCGGCGTCGGGATGGCGCTGGGCGCGCTGTTTGGCCAGTTCCTCGCGCCCGCGCTGGGACTCGGCGGGCTCTTTACGCTCGGCGTCACGAGCACCGCCGCCTTGCAGTTACTCGGCGGGCTGGTCGGCGGCGCCGTCTTCGGCCTCGGCGTCGGCCTGTTCGTCCTGCCGTCGATACGCCCGCCCGGACCGCTCGGCGACGCCATCGACGGGTTCTCGTTTCGACTGCTGCTCGGCGTCCTCGCGGGCGCCGGAGCGGGCGTCGCCCTCGCGTTCGGCAACCCGCTTCCGGCCGGCGTCGTCGGTTCCGGGTCGTTCGTGGCCGTCGGCGAGACGGTGATTCGGCTCCTCTCGGGCGCTGCCCTCGGCGGGCTGGTCGGCATTGCGCTCGGCGCCGTCGCCGGCCTCGTGCTCGGCACCGGCGTCGAGGAGGTCGACGACGAACTCGACGAGGAGTTCGACATCGAGTCGCTGACCGACGGCGACGTGGTCTCGGCGATGATGGAGGAGTTCCGCCGGTTCAGCCCCGGCGGCGCCGAGGCGTTGATCGACGAGCGTGACGCCTTCATCGCCAGCCGACTCGACACGCTGCGCTCGCAGGGCTACGATGTCGTCGCCGTCGTCGGCGCCGGCCATCGTGCCGGAATCGAGCGCTACCTCGATGCGCCCGAGGAGCTTCCCGACATCGAGTCGATCTCCGGAACGGCGTCCGGACGCCGCTTCTCGATCGGCAAAGTCGTCGGCTACCTGTTCACGCTCGGCTTTGCCGCGTTCTTCTTCCTCCTGCTGATGGCCGGCGTACAGGACACGTTCCTGTTGCAGCTCTTTGGCGCGTGGTTCCTGATCAACGGCGTCTTCGCGTTCGGGATGGCTCGTCTCGCCGGCGCGCGCTGGCTGAGCGCGGGCGTCGGCGGCGCCGTCGCGTGGCTCACGAGCATCAATCCGATGCTCGCGCCGGGCTGGTTCGCCGGCTACGTCGAACTGCGCCAGCGACCGGTCAACGTCAGCGACATCCAGCGGCTCAACGAGATTCTCGACGACACCGAGAGCCCGCTGCCCGACCTGCTCCAGCGGATGTTCGACGTGCCGCTGTTCCGGCTGATCATGGTCGTCGCCATGACCAACATCGGCAGCATCATCGCCAGTTTCCTGTTTGCGACCGTCGTCGTCCCGGCGATGGCACCCGAGATCGGCGGCATCAGCGGCATCACGTCGGAACTGCTCTCGGGCGCGCGCAACAGCGCCGAACTGATCGTCGAGGCGGTGCGCTGA
- a CDS encoding thioredoxin domain-containing protein, protein MSDTPTERNRLDEEESPYLRQHADNPVNWQPWDEQALEAARERDVPIFLSVGYSACHWCHVMEEESFEDEAVAEQLNENFVPIKVDREERPDLDSVYQTVCQLVSGRGGWPLSAWLTPDGKPFYIGTYFPKEPKRGAPGFTNLLDNIANSWGEDREEMENRAEQWTRAAKGQLEETPDQPGDRPEESALTDAASTAVRAADRDHGGFGSDGPKFPHPARVDLLLRAYDRTGDDAYREVAVETLDAMADRGMYDHVGGGFHRYATDREWIVPHFEKMLYDNAELPRAYLAGYQATGEDRYARVAEDTFEFVERELTHSDGVDDREHGGFYSTLDAQSEGEEGTFYVWTPEDVREAVDDELAELAIDRFGVTDSGNFEGSNVLTLARSVEMIADEHDIAEDEVRDRLERARQQLADAREERVRPRRDEKILAGWNGLMIAALAEGGLVLDDRWTELAEDALAFVREQLWDADAGQLSRRYKDGDVRIDGYLEDYAFLARGAFALYQTTGEVDHLAFALDLARQIEREFWDAEAGTIYYTPASGEELVTRPQELRDQSTPSSLGVAVEVLLSLDHFVGHDRFAEIAETVLGTHGQRTTSSPMEYTSLVLCADRLHTGSLELTAAGDGLPASWHDRLAETYLPDRLLAPRPATDDELDEWLDELDLDEAPPIWADREHVDGEPTLYACRSFTCSPPVHGIDEALEWAEDLAPDA, encoded by the coding sequence ATGAGCGACACCCCCACCGAACGCAACCGGCTCGACGAGGAGGAGAGCCCGTATCTCCGCCAGCACGCCGACAACCCCGTCAACTGGCAGCCGTGGGACGAGCAGGCCTTGGAGGCCGCCCGCGAGCGCGACGTGCCGATCTTCCTGTCGGTCGGCTACTCGGCGTGTCACTGGTGTCACGTCATGGAAGAGGAGAGCTTCGAGGACGAGGCCGTCGCCGAGCAGCTCAACGAGAACTTCGTCCCGATCAAGGTCGACCGCGAGGAGCGCCCGGATCTCGACTCGGTGTATCAGACGGTCTGCCAACTCGTCAGCGGCCGCGGCGGCTGGCCGCTTTCGGCGTGGCTGACGCCCGACGGGAAGCCGTTCTACATTGGCACCTACTTCCCTAAGGAGCCAAAGCGCGGCGCGCCCGGCTTCACGAACCTGCTGGACAACATCGCAAACTCGTGGGGCGAGGACCGCGAGGAGATGGAGAATCGCGCCGAACAGTGGACTCGTGCCGCCAAGGGCCAACTGGAGGAGACGCCGGACCAGCCCGGCGACCGCCCCGAGGAAAGCGCCCTGACCGACGCGGCCAGCACGGCCGTCAGGGCGGCCGACCGCGACCACGGTGGCTTTGGCTCCGACGGGCCGAAGTTTCCCCATCCCGCCCGCGTCGACCTCCTCCTGCGCGCCTACGACCGGACGGGCGACGACGCCTACCGCGAGGTCGCCGTCGAGACGCTCGACGCGATGGCCGACCGGGGGATGTACGACCACGTCGGCGGCGGGTTCCATCGCTACGCGACCGACCGCGAGTGGATCGTGCCCCACTTCGAGAAGATGCTGTACGACAACGCCGAACTCCCGCGAGCGTATCTGGCGGGCTATCAGGCCACCGGCGAAGACCGATACGCCCGCGTCGCCGAGGACACGTTCGAGTTCGTCGAGCGCGAACTGACCCACTCTGACGGCGTCGACGACCGAGAGCACGGTGGCTTCTACAGCACGCTCGACGCCCAAAGCGAGGGCGAGGAAGGGACGTTCTACGTCTGGACGCCGGAGGACGTGCGCGAAGCAGTCGACGACGAACTGGCCGAGTTGGCGATCGACCGCTTTGGCGTCACCGACTCGGGCAACTTCGAGGGATCGAACGTGCTCACGCTCGCCAGAAGCGTCGAGATGATCGCCGACGAGCACGACATCGCCGAAGACGAAGTGCGCGATCGGCTGGAGCGTGCCCGCCAACAGCTCGCCGACGCCCGCGAGGAGCGCGTCCGGCCGCGCCGCGACGAGAAGATCCTCGCCGGCTGGAACGGGCTGATGATCGCCGCACTCGCGGAGGGCGGGCTGGTGCTCGACGACCGGTGGACGGAACTGGCCGAGGACGCGCTGGCGTTCGTCCGCGAACAGCTCTGGGACGCCGACGCCGGGCAGCTATCGCGGCGATACAAAGACGGAGACGTTCGGATCGACGGCTACCTCGAGGACTACGCGTTCCTCGCCCGGGGCGCGTTCGCCCTCTACCAGACGACCGGCGAAGTCGACCATCTCGCGTTCGCGCTCGATCTGGCCCGCCAGATCGAACGGGAGTTCTGGGACGCCGAGGCTGGGACGATCTACTACACGCCGGCGAGCGGCGAGGAACTCGTCACCCGACCACAGGAACTGCGCGACCAGTCGACGCCGTCGAGTCTCGGCGTCGCCGTCGAGGTGTTGCTCTCGCTGGATCACTTCGTCGGCCACGACCGGTTCGCCGAGATCGCCGAGACGGTGCTCGGAACCCACGGCCAACGCACGACTTCCAGCCCGATGGAGTACACGTCGCTGGTGCTGTGTGCCGACCGACTCCACACCGGTTCGCTCGAACTGACTGCCGCCGGCGACGGGTTGCCGGCGTCGTGGCACGACCGCCTCGCCGAGACGTACCTTCCCGATCGACTGCTGGCGCCGCGTCCGGCGACCGACGACGAACTCGACGAGTGGCTCGACGAGTTGGATCTCGACGAGGCGCCGCCGATCTGGGCCGACCGCGAGCACGTCGACGGCGAGCCGACGCTGTACGCCTGTCGCTCCTTTACCTGTTCGCCGCCGGTCCACGGCATCGACGAGGCCCTAGAGTGGGCTGAAGATCTGGCGCCGGACGCCTGA
- a CDS encoding metalloprotease, with the protein MAGISPAGRRRGSLSFSQRELRDLAVAWIVLSGAFAVFLTGPAAFFAPGFVDVVVLCVLTVGVGFMLHELAHKVVAVRFGQQAAFRADYSMLFLALMGAFVGFIFAAPGAVYHRGRITPRENGLIALAGPVTNLVLAAIFLPLAFAPVDFLASAGAFGVFINVFLAAFNMIPFGPLDGKTVLDWSKAVFAAVFVPSVVAAYLAITRLGWLPV; encoded by the coding sequence ATGGCTGGCATCAGTCCGGCCGGCCGCCGCCGCGGCTCGCTGTCCTTTAGCCAACGAGAACTGCGCGATCTGGCTGTCGCGTGGATCGTCCTCTCGGGCGCGTTCGCCGTCTTCCTGACGGGACCGGCCGCCTTCTTCGCACCCGGCTTCGTCGATGTCGTCGTGCTCTGTGTCCTGACAGTCGGCGTCGGCTTCATGCTACACGAACTCGCGCACAAGGTCGTCGCCGTGCGGTTCGGCCAGCAGGCGGCGTTCCGGGCCGATTACAGCATGCTATTTTTAGCGCTGATGGGCGCGTTCGTCGGGTTCATCTTCGCCGCGCCGGGTGCTGTCTACCACCGCGGCCGGATCACGCCCAGAGAGAACGGCCTGATCGCGCTGGCCGGCCCGGTGACCAATCTGGTGCTGGCGGCGATTTTCCTGCCGCTTGCGTTCGCACCGGTGGACTTTCTGGCCAGCGCCGGCGCATTCGGCGTGTTCATCAACGTCTTTCTGGCGGCGTTCAACATGATTCCCTTCGGCCCGCTCGACGGGAAGACCGTGCTCGACTGGAGCAAAGCCGTCTTCGCCGCCGTGTTCGTTCCGTCGGTCGTCGCCGCCTACCTTGCGATCACGCGACTGGGCTGGCTGCCGGTCTGA
- a CDS encoding cytochrome d ubiquinol oxidase subunit II: protein MSSPLLLSAEQYLVPSLPTIWFGVVMFTLAMYVALDGFDFGIGMLYATRDEHDRETLLAAFGPVWDANEVWLVAFGTTLLAAFPPIYSRLLSEHYLLAIAIVMGLVFRGVSPELREQREDEHWQQICDRLFVFGSTITPLLLGMLVGSWIFGIPAFSVPGLLTGIGLVALSLASGAAFVAAKTRGSLAADMVRYGTASTLAYLGGVVALLAVVFWTDPSGVRSLLLTPSAVAVVLGSVALGVGGIALARLGRHRLWFASTLGLSALLVALVARLLYPTIYPASRLTVEAAVVSPLALNLVTVLGLPVLLLVLWYFKFLYGVFAGPIDGSEAEGGY, encoded by the coding sequence ATGAGTAGCCCGCTACTGCTCTCGGCCGAGCAGTACCTCGTCCCGTCGCTCCCGACGATCTGGTTCGGCGTCGTCATGTTCACGCTCGCGATGTACGTCGCCCTCGACGGGTTCGACTTCGGGATCGGGATGCTGTATGCCACCCGTGACGAGCACGACCGCGAGACGCTGCTCGCGGCCTTCGGTCCGGTCTGGGACGCCAACGAGGTGTGGCTGGTCGCCTTCGGGACCACGCTGCTCGCGGCGTTCCCGCCGATCTACTCGCGACTGCTCAGCGAGCATTACCTGCTCGCCATCGCCATCGTGATGGGGCTCGTGTTCCGCGGCGTCTCGCCCGAACTCCGGGAACAACGCGAGGACGAGCACTGGCAACAAATCTGCGATCGACTGTTCGTCTTCGGGAGCACCATCACGCCGCTGCTGCTGGGGATGCTCGTCGGGAGTTGGATCTTCGGGATACCCGCGTTCAGCGTCCCGGGTCTCCTCACCGGGATCGGGCTGGTCGCGCTCTCGCTGGCCAGCGGTGCGGCCTTCGTCGCCGCGAAGACGCGAGGTTCGCTCGCTGCCGACATGGTCCGGTACGGGACGGCGTCGACGCTCGCGTACCTCGGCGGCGTCGTCGCTCTCCTCGCCGTCGTCTTCTGGACGGACCCCTCCGGCGTGCGGAGCCTCCTGCTGACGCCGTCGGCGGTCGCGGTCGTGCTCGGGAGCGTCGCGCTGGGCGTCGGCGGCATCGCCCTCGCTCGGCTGGGCCGCCATCGGCTCTGGTTCGCCAGCACGCTGGGGCTCTCGGCCTTGCTGGTCGCTCTCGTCGCCCGGTTGCTGTATCCGACGATCTACCCGGCCAGCAGGCTCACGGTCGAGGCCGCCGTGGTGTCGCCGCTCGCACTCAACCTCGTCACCGTGCTCGGCCTGCCGGTGTTGTTGCTCGTGCTGTGGTACTTCAAGTTCCTCTACGGCGTCTTCGCGGGACCGATCGACGGATCGGAGGCTGAGGGCGGCTACTAG
- a CDS encoding acyl-CoA thioesterase: protein MTRLRETLLENRTIVQPNHANMLDTAHGGNVMKWMDEVGAMSAMRFAGETCVTARMNRVDFESPVRVGDTALIEAYVYAAGTSSVRVRVKTYRENLTTGETQPTADSFLVYVAVDDDWNTVSVPELRVDSDRERKLRDEALAGENGGD, encoded by the coding sequence ATGACGAGGCTGAGAGAGACGCTCCTCGAAAACCGAACCATCGTCCAGCCGAACCACGCCAACATGCTCGACACCGCCCACGGGGGGAACGTGATGAAGTGGATGGACGAGGTCGGAGCGATGTCCGCGATGCGGTTTGCCGGGGAGACCTGCGTCACGGCGCGGATGAACCGCGTCGACTTCGAGAGCCCGGTCAGGGTCGGCGACACGGCGCTGATCGAGGCGTACGTCTACGCGGCGGGCACGTCCAGCGTCCGTGTCAGAGTCAAGACCTATCGAGAGAACCTGACGACCGGCGAGACACAGCCGACAGCCGACTCGTTTCTGGTGTACGTAGCCGTCGACGACGACTGGAACACGGTGTCGGTGCCGGAGCTACGCGTCGACTCGGATCGAGAAAGGAAGCTCCGCGACGAAGCTCTCGCCGGCGAAAACGGCGGCGACTGA